AAATCCTAGTCTCACCCGAATCCTTCATCAAATTTCTGTATACAGAGTTTTGTCACAAAACCTCTGATTTTCCAGATTTTTCCATGCTCCCCGTGTGGTTGCACGAAAAAATCAAAGAAAACACAGAAAATCCCCTTTTTAAAGACTTTTTCCAATCACTAAAAAACAAAATACCCTTCAGTTTCGCTCGCTCACTAGCCACAGCCTTTAGGAAATACTACCTAAATCGTCAGGCTACGGAAGGAACAAACAGCCACTATCAGCTATTTTTCGAAAAAGTCTGCTCCCATTTTGTAAGCCCTACCAATATTATGCAAGAAATTCGGACACAAGCCCGTCTGAAGGACAAAAATTTATCTCTTTTTGTCTTTACTCTTTCTGGACTTCCTCTTCATATACTTTCTTTTTTATCAGAAATCTCAGAGCAAATCCCTGTGAACTTTTATGTTTTATTACCGACCAAAGAGTACTTTGGGGATATGATTTCTGATAACTTCATTGACAAATATCTAGAACGCAACTTAAAGATTGCTCCTTCAAAGGCCTTACTGTCCTGGGAAAATTACGTTTTTAACAATAGAAACTCCTTATTAGCCAACTTATCTAGTTCCTGTAGATCAGCTCTCAATTTCTTTTTAGATAAAAATCTTCCATCAACTGAACATTTTTTTCCTCCGGAAGAAAATTCCTCTCTGGGACTTTTAAAGAGTGATATTTTCCAATTACGCGAAAGTACTGAGGAAGCTTTTTCTCAAAAACCTTCTAGTATCACCATAAAGAAGGCTCTTTCTAAAACAAGAGAAGTTCAAAATCTTTTTTGCCACATCTCAACCTTAATTCATTCAGGAGTCTTGCCTAAAGACATTCGTGTCTTATGTAAAAATATTAAAGAATATGCACCTCTTATTCGTTCTATCTTCTCTCCACATATTCCCTTATCTATCCGAGGAATAATTTCACCCTCAGGGGAACGTCTCCAAAATAAAATTCGTGTAATTTCCACCCTTCTGTTATCCAAAGGTGGTCTTTCAAGCTTGTACAAACTACTTACTCACCCTGACATACGAATATCTGAATCTAAAGAAGATTTACTGAAACAATTGTCTTTTTTGAATAAAATCTTTTATCAGGTCCCCATTTCGGAGAGAAAAAAGGGGATTCACCTATATCGACTAGCGGATTCTATTATTGATAATTACCCATTTTCAGAGGCAACAGGAAAAACCATTTGTCCAGAAATTTTGGGAGAAATGTCTCTTATTCTTTATCGCACGCAAAGCGCGGTAGAGGAGCTTTATACAAAAGAAGAAAATGAGATAAAAACCTTTCTTGAAATTATCTTTTCTCTAATGGAGGATATTTTTCTTCTTGACGACGATGAACTCTTCCTTTTGGAAAAACTTAAAAAACACTTATCCCTATACCGGGAAATCCGTTGTTCTCTTCACTTTTTTTTAGATTTCTGTGTCCATTTCATAGAAGGCTCTCAACAAGACACATCCCTTCCTGTAGGAAAGCTACTTGTAGGACCAATTCATACTTTAGCTTCAATTCCATCAGCACACACTTTCGTTCTAGGGGCTTCTTCCCCAACCTCTTCTGAAGAGTTTTCTATCGCTCCAGATCCAACAGAGTTAGATGAGGATAGCAACAATAGTGACGATAAAAATAGTTTGTTTTTGGATATTATTATCTCTACTGCGGAAAGTTTACACATCAGCTTTTCTTCATCTGGAGAAAATCCTGAAACTCCTCTCCCACCAGTCGAGTGGATAGCTGAAGCCTCTTATATTCGAATAGAAACCATTCCGGCCTTACCTTTCTCCAAAGAAAATTTCCAGGAGAAGAAAGATTTGCACTCTTCTTTCGCGCGAAACTTTGATTTAGCAAGAGCTTTTTACTCTCCAAAAAATTGCGTAGAAACCTTTATCCCAGAGAAAATAGGAGATTTCCCCAGCAAAGAAAAAACCTTGTCTCTTTCCATTTCAGACATTATCTACACATTACAAAATCCTCTAAATGCCTTTTTAGACAAAAAAGCAAAATTTTCTCCCTCTATCTTTCCGACCATTTCTTCCCCACTTTTGTATACAACGTCGTACAAAGACCTCCTGAAAATATGGACTAGTCATATCTCAGGAAAAACTAACATAGAAAAAGACGAAGACCTGCTTCCTCATAAATATCTCTCGGAAAAATTAAGATTAGAACTTCTGAAACATTCTCAACTTTTAACTTCTTTCTTACAAGATCTACAAAAATCAAAACATTCTTCATTATCTTCTGTTTGCTTCTCTCCTTTGCTATTTCAAGAAAGTTCCAAGGTAAAATTTATCCCAGAGATTGAGTGGTCTTGGAATGACCATAAAATTAAACTTAGAGGATCTATTCACGGCGTCAGTTCCAGAGGATTGAGCATCCTATCTCCGTCAATAGGCCTGAAGTACAAAAAAAGTTTTCCCAACTCCATTTTTTCCGACAACCATCCCTACCTCTACCATAGGATAGAAGCTAAGCTCCACCTAGCATTACTTTCTCTGGCAAAAATATTTTCTTCTGATCACCAAAAAAAAATTTATGAAATTTTTTGTCTTCCCAACGAGATCTTTGTGGAACATCACTTCTTAGACGATTTTCAACCAGAAAAATACCTACAAACCGTTCTGGATACTTACTTCTCCGTATTAGAGGCTCCTTATCCTTTATATCAAACATTAGATCAGACTCATCAAATAAAATGGTCTTGTATGTCCAAAGGAGACTGGAGAAGATTTTGTGTTCCTAAAAATCTTGCCAGAGATCTCTCCCCTTTGTTTTGGGCCACGCAAAACAGGGAGCTTTTTTCAAAAGAGCTCGAAGAACAGACAAAGAATGTTTTCGATTTATATAATGCATTGCTGTAAATAAACAGGTTATGACAAAAACAGAACAAACAGTTGACTTCAACGTTGCAAATTTAGAGAGTTCTGTTAGAGGAAAATTCTTTCTGGATGCCTCGGCAGGAACAGGAAAAACTTTTGCGATAGAAAACATTATTTTAAGATTTGTCCTCTCGGGCGACATTTCCTGCTTGGATAAAGTTCTTGTTATGACTTTCACAAGAGCGGCCACAGAAGAGTTGAAAACCAGAATCAAAAGAACTTTACTATCAGCAAAAAAAAACTTAAAGAAACTGTTAGATCACCATGGGACTTCGATCGAAGATCGGCCTTACTATCTATCTCCAGGAATAAGTCAAGAAGAAGTAAAGCAGCTTTACATACGTGTACGATCAGCTCTTTCCACCATGGAGAGATCTTCCGTTTATACGATACACGGTTTTTGTAGAAAAATATTGGATAATTACTTACCCGGATTTCAAATACCCGCCCCTCCACCGGGAATGACTCGATCTCAAAGCTACCAAGAAGCTATTTCTTATTACTTATCCCAAGATTTATGGAAAGAAGTTCTTTTCCCTCAACAATTTCATTTTTTAGCTTACCAACACAACCCTAATAAACCGGGAAGTAATAGTTTAACGCAGAAATTGAAAGAATCTTTAAAAACAAATCAACCCGACCATCCAACAAAAGACTACTTCTCAAAAAAAGCTGGACATTACGCTTTAATCTTCGAACCTTTATTAGAAATGCCTTGGGAAGTTGTGTACAAGTCTCTAGACGCAGTAAGAAAAGAGCTAAAAAAAGAAATCCCCATAACGGAAACAGATCTCTCGTCTTTCTTGCATAGTTTATACAACTTAAAAAGTTTCCCCGAAAATGATTATTCCTTAGAAACTTCTGCTCCCTCTATATTCCTACACTATCGATTAGCTATGGCCTTTTCAAATAACGTCAAGAAGTCTGCCCAACAGGTAGATAATGTCATATTTTCCACCATAAAATCTTCGGGTTTACTCTCTGATATTTTACTTTTTTTTCATGAAGAGAACCTATTTTCTATTTTGTCTAATGATGTAAGAAAGTACTTAGAATCTATTTTTGGTCCTTGTCTCTCTTTTGATGATCTCATTTCCACAGTAGAAAGCCTGGTTTGTGGTAACTCCACGAGAAGCAATCAAATCCGAAATGACATCAGAAACCAGTACCAGTTAGTCTTGATCGATGAATCCCAAGACACAGACAAAACTCAATGGAATATTTTTTATTCTTTGTTCATTACCAAAGAGTATGGTGGCAATTTGTTCATCATTGGTGACCCAAAACAATCCATATATGAGTGGAGAAAAGCAGATTTATCCGCTTATTTAGACATTAGAAGCGCTTTTCCCTCTAAACACCTTTTACAAATGAACGTCAATTATAGGTCCACTCCAGATCTTATGCGTTCAATAAATAGTTTTTTTTCTCTAAAAAAACCTTTTGTATCTATTCATTCTAAAGAAACAGATACGCAAAAAGTTATTAACTACTGCCCCAGCCTGCCGGGAAGAAATGAAAAACCTCTTTCTCTTCCTAGAAATCCCATTCATTTTTTCCTTGCAGACAGTCTCGAAGATGCTATTTCCAGCATCAGCCAAGAAGCTTTGCGATTGCATAATGAATATGCTATTCCCTTCGGGGATATGGCTGTCCTTGTGTCACAAAATGACCATGCTTTCACTTTTATTCGAAACTCTTTACTTCCTACTTCTCTATGTAAATCCAAGTCTATATTTTCTAAAACACCTTCTCATTCTCTATTACTGATACTCCTAGAAATACTTTGGGATCCATGTAATGCCGACAAAATTTCTGCTATCCTTTCTAGCTGTTTATTCGGTTACTCTTCTTCAAAAATTCAACAAAGCTTAGAAAAAGAAATAGGATATTTTGTTGAATTGTCGGAATATTTAAAAACAAGAAAGTTGATTTCTACTTTTTACAAATTAATGAACCGTTGTGGGCCCACCCTATTATCAACAACTTCTGAAGGCTGCCTGATCTACCAAGAAATGGAATCTCTTAGCGTTTATCTAGAAAAACTAACGCCCTATCCTGATCAATATCTCATCTATTTAAAAGATTTAGAAGAACTAAAAGAGCAAGAAGAAGATTTACAAATTCATTTCTCTACGGAAGACAAAGAAACTGTAAAAATCACAACTATTCACAGCTCTAAAGGACTAGAGTATGAAATAGTCTTTCTTTTAGGATTATTCCCATCCTCAAAAAAATCAACGACAGAGTCAATTCATGAAACTTACGTTGCCGTAACCCGAGCTAAGAGACAAGTCTACATTCCAATCAATACAAAAACCAAAACGTCTCTCTTTCATAACTACATAAAAGACTTCTCACATGATTCCGCAGAAAATTTTGCAAAATCACTCGCAAAAGAACACCCAGAATCATTTTCTTTTTCCGAAAAACTCATTCATTCGGAGACACATAAGGAGGACTTAACCGGTTTATTATGTCCACCAAATATATTCTCTCTTCCCCATGTAGAAGCTTCTGATGTTTTATCCTTTTCCAAAGTCTATGAATCTCACCATTCATACTTCTCTTCTCCTACTAAAGACAGCGAATCTTCTCCTGGAGGTCGTTCTTTTGGAATTCTTGTTCATGAAATCCTAGAAAAATTAGATTTCTCCATTTTTGTTTCAGCAAAAACAGAAGATAAAATACGAGAAATTCTAAACCCCATTGTCTGCAACTTTACTAAAAATACTCCCTTCCACAGCTATGATGCTTTTATAACTCAAATCATTTCTAAAGCCTTTACAACCCCCATAACCTTCAAAAAAGACACCTTCCAACTTTGCGAAATCAATCCACAAAAAATTTTTAGAGAAGAAGATTTTTTAACTAAAGATGATACCGACAATATCTGGAAAGGAGTAATAGACCTATTCTTCGAATACCAAGGATCCTATTACCTCATAGATTGGAAGACTACCACACTGGACAACTATGATCAAAAAAGTCTTTTGGAATACGTGCAACACAATAATTTTGATAAACAAGCCAATATTTATCTTTCCGCCACCAAAAAATTTCTTAGACAATTCGATATTCAATCAAGCCCAGAAATAGCTTTCATCTTCCTAAAAGGACTGCACCAAGGTGAAGGAATTTTTACTTTTTAATCCCAAGGTGTTCCAAAAATATCGGGCCTGTCATTAGGATTAAACGACATTGGAGATAAAATACTCACCCAATCCAACCGCTCCAAACCACTTATCAAAGATTTTGCTTCCAAAGAAAATGTGCAAGACCCCTCTTTCAGAGGAAAAACTTTTGTAACTTCAGCAACTAAAAGACCTGGAGGAAAAATACCATCCAAGCCTGTTGTTACTAAAATATCTCCAGGAACCAAAGTCTCTTCTCCACCCTTCTCGGAAGCACTATAAAACCCTTCTCCGTGCAAAACGTCTACCTCTCTACTCCATAAAGGGTTTCCAGAACCACAGAGAATCCCCCTGAAGACTGGACCCTCTCCTTCGCAGTAAATAGAACGAGAAAATTCTGATATCAAACGAGTAAAATTAGTCTTCTCTTTTTCTTCTAAACAAGCTTTTGGAAGAGTTTCCAGAGAAGAAACCAGCCTATCCGCCAGAATTTGGATACTACCAGATTTCATAGAGCACTTTGCAGAAGCCACAGAAGGTTTCATTCCTACGTCGGAAATGACTCGAACTCGAGATTGCTTCTCTCCTACATAATCCACGATTCCTAAGAGAAGTTTTCCGCAAACAACAGGACTATGCTTTTGAATAACACTATCCTTACCAACATCAATCCAAAGAGAACTTCCCCAGTACGTTGGATCTCTAAAAATAATTCTAGCTTCTATGGATTTTTTGTAGTATGGGCGCAAAAATTCTTCCATAATAGGAGACAATCTTTTTGCTTCACAAACAGCCCTGAGCAAGGCTTTAGTCGATTCTAACTCCCCCTTCAACAAAAGATTTTCTGTTTCTAAAAAACTTGAGTTTGTTTTCTCCAGCTCTTTACCAGTCAATTCCTTGAAAAAAAACACATAGGCATCCACAAAAGCTATTCTAACTTTTTCTTGAAAAGTCTTTGGAAGACTCAAAGCACCAAAGACGCCCAAAAAAACTAAGAAATAAACTTTTGCTTTTTTAGGAAACTTACCGCTGCGCATAAGCCTCTGAAAACCCTTTAACAACCCTGGCTACATTCTTCTCAGAGATTCCGTTAAGGTTAAATCTACCCCCAGGAGCTGTGTAAATAGCATGCTTTTCTCTTAAAAACTTTACTTGTTTCTCAGAGAAAGCTGGATACCCAAAAAAACCTTTTTGTTTGAGAATATAGTCGAAAGAGTCCCCGCACTCCAAAGATAAATTTTCCACAAAGAAGCTTCTTTTTTTGTCCATAGAGGACCTCATTTCTTCTAATTCGTCACGCCATTCTTGTCGCAAGTACGGATTCTTCATAATAGTATTAACAATCAAAGCTCCATGTCTTGGTGGGTTAGAATATTCTCCTCGAATTTTCTCTTTGATTAAGGAAGAAACCTTCTTGACTCCGTCTTCCGTCTGACAAAACATAGCGAACATTCCAGTACGCTCTCCATACAAGCAAAAATTCTTACTAGAACTTGCAGCTACAGCAACAGGAATCTCTAGCTTAACAAAAAGTTCCGCAGGGAACCGATCCTGATCTAGCCCCTCTCCAAATCCTTGGTAAGCCATATCTATGACAGGGAACAAAGCTTTTTCTTTGACAATTTGAGCTATTTCTCTCCAATCGTCACTAGAAAAATCAGTTCCCGTTGGATTGTGACAACAACCCTGAAACAAGATTACAGACTTTTCCGGTATACTTTTTAAAAATTGGAAAAACTCTAGAGTTTTCAGCCTATGTTGATTAGAATCGTAGTATGGGTATCTAATAACCTCCAAGCCTTGACTAGAAAAAATTCGTTCATGATTTCCCCAGCTCTGCTCCGATATATATACTTGCTTGTTGACTTCTGAAGCCGCCGAGAACAAAACTGCAGCCAAATGTAAAGCTCCAGTTCCTCCCAAAGACTGGCAAGAGAAAATAGTACTTACGTTCTCCACAGAGCCAAAAACCATTTTTCTCATTTCATCAACATAACCAGAAAAACCCTCTATGGGCAAATATAACTTATTTGTTTCTTCTTCTGTTATCAGAGTCATAGCTTTTTTTATAGCAGAACACCCCCCAAAGCGCTTTGTAGGATGTACATAAACTCCTATAAGAAGATCTACCTTTTCTTCCCGAAGATCATCTTTAAAAGCTGAAGACAAACCAAAAATAGAATCTGGTGGAAAAGATGGCAAATTGCTAAAAAAACTCATATAACCTCATGTTTTCATGAAGAGGGTATTGATTCCAATACCTCTATCATGCTAGATTTACTGCTTCCCTTTGGGGCATTAGCTCAGTTGGTAGAGCGCAACAATGGCATTGTTGAGGCCAGCGGTTCGACCCCGCTATGCTCCAATCCTTCGTTTAGACTTTTTCCAAAAACGATCCTATCCTCAATATGGAAAAGGTTTCCCCCTTAAAAGAGAACTTGTCGTTTAGCTTTAATCCCTTCATGGCTTGAGCAAATTTAGATTGCATGGACAGTATGCTCCTTTCTGGATCTGCATCCCAAGCCCCAAGAAGGGTATATTCTATATCCTTTCCGGACTCATTCCTTAAGGAAACAACGCAACCGATACCGACGCTATCCGTGAATATATCCTCTTTTGTTAAAATCCTGGCCTTGTTCACTTGCTCTGAGAGCATTTTTATCCGCTCTTGAATTCGAGATCTTCTCTCCAGAGCGAATTTGTATTCAGAGTTTTCTCTCAAATCCCCAAGAGCCCTAGCTTCCTCTATCTCTCGCGCATTATCAACCATTTCTTTTCCGACAAGAGATCCCAACTCTTCCTTCACTCGAGAGAAACTTTCTGAAGTGCACCAGAAAATTTCTTCCTCCTCTTGCTTATCTTTCTTTAACTCAGGATCAATAGCTTCAGAAATACCTTGAAGAGCTCCAAGGTCTGTAGAAGAAAATTGTGGACACTTTGTTGATAACAACAAAAATTCTTTTAAGTAATTGTTAGAAGCTGAAGATAAAATCTCCCTAACAACTAGGTACCGTTTAGCTACCAAGAATGTATGCATCTTCTTTCCTAAATCTTTGTACTTTGGGGAATTACTAGCCTCGTACATAAAATTCAGAGCGGATTCAAGAAACGATAATCTTATCTGCTTATCCTCCTGAGGAAAGATTCCATCCTCTTTTCCACATAATTTTATAAAAAACCAAACAAAAACATCGGGAAACATCATGGGTCTATCTATCAACCCAAATAGTTTGTTTTTTAGTTCCTCTTTGCCAATACTATCATTCCTGAGTTCCTTGAAGATATATTCCCTAACAACTTGTGAATTAGTTGAAAAGAACACATTAAAAAATAGCTCTAACCAATTGGGAATCTCTGTCTTCAAATAGGTAAGCATACCCTTCTGCAGACTTATTATCCCCATACCATTAATCAGAGCAGGCACGTCAGAATACGAGCTGACAAAATCTTTGATTTCTTGACGTCTATCCTCATCAAAAAAGTCTGTTATCAGCAGAAGAGATTGAACACAGATAGAAGGATCCACATCATCTGCCAACCTATCTAGCTCCCCTCGAATAAACTTCCGTCCTTGCTCTCTTCTAGCTTCCCCAGGAAAATCTCTAAGAAAATTATAAATAACAGTCAATCTGGATAGTTTATCCAAGGAGTTTATCTTCAAGACACTGTTCTTGAAGACATCTAAATGAGAAACTTCTTTGGTAGTTAAAAAGAAAGGGTCTCTAACATTCGATGGGAATGCTATTCGAGTGTCTTTCTTTACCTTTAGCTTAGCTCCTTGCCACCATCGATTCCAATCCTCTTGAGGAATAATGAGATCTAAAAATTCATCTTTAATCTCTTTAGCTGTTTTAGGCCCTAAATCCTTCAACATTAATATAATTGCTTCAACAGGATTCTCCTTAGAAAATTTTTCAAAAGCGTCTGGGTCACCAAATCTTCTTGTCAAAAAATGATCCTTAGATATTGGAGAAAGATTTTTTATGGCTGAGTCAAAAGAAACATCTTTAACAGACATAACTCCCTCAAACTCAATACAAACTTTCTTCTGTAAGAAAGAACTATCCATAACCTCGCCAACTCCCCATCCTCCAGAGTGGAAGACAAAATTGCCCACCCTCAAGTGTTGAATTAACTCGAACCGAGTAATAGCAAATTGAAAATCCCCTTTCTCTCGCAAACCAACAAATCGTAAAGCATCATTAAAGTGGTCATAATCAGAATACCTATCTGACAGAAACTTAACAGCTAACTCAAAAAATGTTTTCGAGTTAGTCGTTTGTAAATCAACAGCCAACCTAAAAACTTCGTCTTTCTCTTCGCTCTTAGGAAGCTTCTCCCAGAGGGGAAGCACTGTTTCTGCTATTCTACCAAAAATAGGTGCAACAGAGGAGTCTTTGATGCTTTTCAAAATACTGACTAACTCATCCCCTCTGATAAAATCGTTGAAGCAAAACTCTTCCCAAAGAGTCACAAACTCGTTAGGCTGGTTGGAATCTATAAAGTATTGAAGTTTTTCTAAGTAGTCCACGGCGATCTCTAAACTTTTTGAAGAAATATACGGAGACCACAAAAAAAGAGCAATAAAACATTACAATTAATAAACCCTGTTTTAAAATAATAAAAAAACAGGGTTTTTATTATTATGAACAACAAATCTACTCAACAAATATTAGATTCTATTAAACAAATACTACAAATATATAAAATAGATATTGATACCTCTTTTGAAAACGCCCTATCTTCTGGAGAAGAAGCAGACTACCAATACCTTATAGAGAAAACTCAAGAAAAGATCGAAGAGCTAGATAAAAAAAGCAAAGAAATCCTGAAACAAACAGGGATGACCGAACAGGAAATGGAAGTATTCGCCAGAAATCCGGACAATTTTTCCCCTGAAGAGTGGCTAGCTCTAGAAAAGGTTAGATCTTCTTGTGAAGCATACAAAAGAGAAACAGAAGCTATCATCGATGATATTTCTAGAGGCATAGGACTTAATACTCCTTCCACAGCACAACAAAAAACACCATCTAAGAGTGGTGAGAAAAAAAATAAGAAAAAAAACTGGATTCCCTTATAGATTCCCTTATAATTCTCCTTTATGAGAATTTTTGTGAAAAAAGGCCTAGATTTGTCTCTTGGAGGGGCTCCAAACCCTTCCAAGAAAATTAGCAAGTTCAAATCACAGCTTGTGGCTGTGGACTTGGAGTCTTGTTTCCCCATCCCCCTACGCGTACTCGTTAAAGAAGGTGATGAAGTATTCGGTGGTTCTCCTGTCGCCGAATATAAGCAACATGCAGAAGTAAAAATAGTTTCTCAACACAGAGGAACCGTTGTCAGGATCGTCCGGGGAGAGAAGCGACGTCCAAGATTTATTGTAATTTCTGTGTCTAAAGACGATACTTCTAGAAACGAGGACAAGGTTCCTCCTCTAGAGGATTTGAGCAAAGACTCTTTGCGAGAAATTTTTGAATCTAAGGGACTTTTTTCTCTATTGAGGCAGAGACCCTTTGATATTCCTGCCCTTCCGTCTACAAAACCTAGAGACATCTTTATCAACCTAGCTGATGATAAGCCCTTCTTTCCTCCTTTGAAGAAGCAGCTAGAGATTTTTTACCCTAGAGAAGATGGTTTAAAAGCTTTTGCTTTAGCTGTGGAAGCCTTGTTTAAGCTTTTTGGCGTTAGACCCAAAATAATAGAAAGAGAGCGGTTTATCCTGCCCTTCACAGATATCAATAATGCTGATTTCTACGAAGTTTCTGGGCCATATCCATCCGGATCGCCTTCTATCCATATTCAGGAAGTAGCTCCTATAAAAAATGAAAAAGACACCGTCATAACTTTAGGTTTTTACGAAGCTCTGTCCATAGGAAACTATCTCCTTAATGGATCTTTGTTAAATTCCCGAATCATATCACTTGCTGGTTCTGGCTTAAAAGAGTGCTTTAGATCTTATTTAGAAGTTTATAATGGATTTAACATATCCCAGCTGTTACCCGAGGACTCTATGGAGAGCCCTTGTTCTGTTATTTCCGGAGATCCGCTAAATGGAAGACTCTGCTATGATGAAAATGATTCTTTCTTAAACCAGAATCATCACGTAGTTTCTGTGTTGCCCAAGCCAAAATCCAGAGAGAGCTTCAGTTTTCTTCGGTTGGGTGCTAGAAAGTTCACGATAACTAGAACATATCTATACAGCTTCCTCCGCCAGGCTAGGCCAACTCCAGATACCAACCTCCATGGAGAACCTCGACCCTTTATAGATTCCGATATTTACGATAAAGTTATGCCCATGAAGGTTCCTGTAGTTCCTTTAATGAAAGCCATAATCACTAACAATTACGATCTAGCAATACAATTAGGATTTTTAGAAATAAGCTCAGAAGATTTTTCTCTCCCCACCTTAATAGATCCATCTAAAAACGAAATGGTTAAAATTGTTAGAGATAAATTAAATGAGTATGTCATAGCTAATGGCTTGCTCTGTGAAGAACCTCACTAGAAGTCTTCGCTTTTTTGTTCTCCAAAGAACTTCTTCATTACCTCACCATTCCAAAGGGTTCTCTCCACTTCTTATGAGAGTCGCGACATCTTTAGCTGCATAGGAAACTATCATGGAGGCTCCCGCCCGTTTTATACAAATTAATGATTCATAAAGAGCTCTATCCCTATTTAAAATCCCTTGTTGAGCAGCTATATTCAACATAGCGTACTCTCCACTAACTTGGTAAGCAGCTAAAGGTAATTGTGTTCTACTCCTGACCTCCTTAAGTATATCCAAATAATATCCAGCAGGTTTGATCATTAATATGTCAGCCCCCTCTTCCTCATCTAACTTACATTCTAAAATAGCTTCTAAGGAATTCTTCGGGTTTATCTGATATCCTAGTTTATGTCCTTGCGATAAATGAGATCCCAAAGCGTCTCTGAAAGGAGAATAGAAAGATGATGCATACTTAGCACTGTAAGACATAATAGAAACGAAAGTAAATCCAGATTGATCTAATTTGGAACGAATGTACTGTACCCTACCATCCATCATATCACTTGGAGCTACAATATCGATTCCCGCTTCAGCAAGCATCA
This sequence is a window from Chlamydiifrater volucris. Protein-coding genes within it:
- a CDS encoding exodeoxyribonuclease V subunit gamma, producing the protein MSYKENNVFFSNSLHHLLAKLSVDLFSTRQEPFSRRRILVPTIEISNWVQSELLSASSNRTVLGSKILVSPESFIKFLYTEFCHKTSDFPDFSMLPVWLHEKIKENTENPLFKDFFQSLKNKIPFSFARSLATAFRKYYLNRQATEGTNSHYQLFFEKVCSHFVSPTNIMQEIRTQARLKDKNLSLFVFTLSGLPLHILSFLSEISEQIPVNFYVLLPTKEYFGDMISDNFIDKYLERNLKIAPSKALLSWENYVFNNRNSLLANLSSSCRSALNFFLDKNLPSTEHFFPPEENSSLGLLKSDIFQLRESTEEAFSQKPSSITIKKALSKTREVQNLFCHISTLIHSGVLPKDIRVLCKNIKEYAPLIRSIFSPHIPLSIRGIISPSGERLQNKIRVISTLLLSKGGLSSLYKLLTHPDIRISESKEDLLKQLSFLNKIFYQVPISERKKGIHLYRLADSIIDNYPFSEATGKTICPEILGEMSLILYRTQSAVEELYTKEENEIKTFLEIIFSLMEDIFLLDDDELFLLEKLKKHLSLYREIRCSLHFFLDFCVHFIEGSQQDTSLPVGKLLVGPIHTLASIPSAHTFVLGASSPTSSEEFSIAPDPTELDEDSNNSDDKNSLFLDIIISTAESLHISFSSSGENPETPLPPVEWIAEASYIRIETIPALPFSKENFQEKKDLHSSFARNFDLARAFYSPKNCVETFIPEKIGDFPSKEKTLSLSISDIIYTLQNPLNAFLDKKAKFSPSIFPTISSPLLYTTSYKDLLKIWTSHISGKTNIEKDEDLLPHKYLSEKLRLELLKHSQLLTSFLQDLQKSKHSSLSSVCFSPLLFQESSKVKFIPEIEWSWNDHKIKLRGSIHGVSSRGLSILSPSIGLKYKKSFPNSIFSDNHPYLYHRIEAKLHLALLSLAKIFSSDHQKKIYEIFCLPNEIFVEHHFLDDFQPEKYLQTVLDTYFSVLEAPYPLYQTLDQTHQIKWSCMSKGDWRRFCVPKNLARDLSPLFWATQNRELFSKELEEQTKNVFDLYNALL
- a CDS encoding rod shape-determining protein MreC; translated protein: MRSGKFPKKAKVYFLVFLGVFGALSLPKTFQEKVRIAFVDAYVFFFKELTGKELEKTNSSFLETENLLLKGELESTKALLRAVCEAKRLSPIMEEFLRPYYKKSIEARIIFRDPTYWGSSLWIDVGKDSVIQKHSPVVCGKLLLGIVDYVGEKQSRVRVISDVGMKPSVASAKCSMKSGSIQILADRLVSSLETLPKACLEEKEKTNFTRLISEFSRSIYCEGEGPVFRGILCGSGNPLWSREVDVLHGEGFYSASEKGGEETLVPGDILVTTGLDGIFPPGLLVAEVTKVFPLKEGSCTFSLEAKSLISGLERLDWVSILSPMSFNPNDRPDIFGTPWD
- a CDS encoding UvrD-helicase domain-containing protein; the encoded protein is MTKTEQTVDFNVANLESSVRGKFFLDASAGTGKTFAIENIILRFVLSGDISCLDKVLVMTFTRAATEELKTRIKRTLLSAKKNLKKLLDHHGTSIEDRPYYLSPGISQEEVKQLYIRVRSALSTMERSSVYTIHGFCRKILDNYLPGFQIPAPPPGMTRSQSYQEAISYYLSQDLWKEVLFPQQFHFLAYQHNPNKPGSNSLTQKLKESLKTNQPDHPTKDYFSKKAGHYALIFEPLLEMPWEVVYKSLDAVRKELKKEIPITETDLSSFLHSLYNLKSFPENDYSLETSAPSIFLHYRLAMAFSNNVKKSAQQVDNVIFSTIKSSGLLSDILLFFHEENLFSILSNDVRKYLESIFGPCLSFDDLISTVESLVCGNSTRSNQIRNDIRNQYQLVLIDESQDTDKTQWNIFYSLFITKEYGGNLFIIGDPKQSIYEWRKADLSAYLDIRSAFPSKHLLQMNVNYRSTPDLMRSINSFFSLKKPFVSIHSKETDTQKVINYCPSLPGRNEKPLSLPRNPIHFFLADSLEDAISSISQEALRLHNEYAIPFGDMAVLVSQNDHAFTFIRNSLLPTSLCKSKSIFSKTPSHSLLLILLEILWDPCNADKISAILSSCLFGYSSSKIQQSLEKEIGYFVELSEYLKTRKLISTFYKLMNRCGPTLLSTTSEGCLIYQEMESLSVYLEKLTPYPDQYLIYLKDLEELKEQEEDLQIHFSTEDKETVKITTIHSSKGLEYEIVFLLGLFPSSKKSTTESIHETYVAVTRAKRQVYIPINTKTKTSLFHNYIKDFSHDSAENFAKSLAKEHPESFSFSEKLIHSETHKEDLTGLLCPPNIFSLPHVEASDVLSFSKVYESHHSYFSSPTKDSESSPGGRSFGILVHEILEKLDFSIFVSAKTEDKIREILNPIVCNFTKNTPFHSYDAFITQIISKAFTTPITFKKDTFQLCEINPQKIFREEDFLTKDDTDNIWKGVIDLFFEYQGSYYLIDWKTTTLDNYDQKSLLEYVQHNNFDKQANIYLSATKKFLRQFDIQSSPEIAFIFLKGLHQGEGIFTF